Proteins found in one Elgaria multicarinata webbii isolate HBS135686 ecotype San Diego chromosome 12, rElgMul1.1.pri, whole genome shotgun sequence genomic segment:
- the LOC134407574 gene encoding aldo-keto reductase family 1 member B7-like, which produces MGERGKLYVSLSHPGALQSPPGIVQEAIAVAVKNGYRLIDCAFFYDNEGAIGEGLQKVLKEGCVKREELFIISKLWNSFHAPEDVKTALLETLRLLQLDYLDLYLMHSPMGIKNVKGNLLPQKDGKVLMCDVDYVDTWKQSCWCIVEFGVPVQGKIDSCSTALSSCAVPDSPFLSTLRGVCPGKRIRPANCFSACGASLFLQAMEKLVDDGLVRGIGMANFNQSQVERLLSVARVKPDVLQVERHVYQTQCQLIPFTRSKGMALIGYSPLTSPKRPFPPGKLDPKNAMEDPLVKEIAKKHGKSPAQVLIRFNLQSDIATIPKSQTPAHIIENSKVFDFRLTDEEMKKLESLHCGARAVAWDILGMGCHKFYPFSKDQ; this is translated from the exons tctcctccaggaattgttcAGGAGGCCATCGCAGTGGCTGTCAAAAATGGCTACCGGCTCATCGACTGTGCTTTTTTTTATGACAATGAGGGGGCAATTGGTGAGGGTCTCCAGAAGGTGCTGAAGGAAGGCTGTGTGAAGAGAGAGGAGCTGTTTATTATTAGCAAG CTGTGGAATAGCTTCCATGCTCCTGAAGATGTGAAAACAGCCCTCTTGGAAACCCTACGGCTGTTACAACTGGATTATCTGGATCTGTACCTAATGCATTCTCCAATGGGCATCAAG AATGTCAAGGGAAATCTCTTGCCACAGAAGGATGGGAAAGTCCTAATGTGTGATGTTGATTACGTGGACACATGGAAG CAGAGCTGTTGGTGCATCGTTGAGTTTGGGGTCCCCGTGCAGGGCAAGATCGACTCCTGCAGCACCGCCCTTTCTTCCTGCGCTGTCCCCGACTCCCCGTTTCTCAGCACGCTGCGAGGAGTCTGTCCTGGCAAGCGCATCAGGCCAGCCAACTGCTTTTCAGCTTGTGGGGCTTCACTTTTCTTACAGGCGATGGAAAAGCTGGTGGATGACGGACTAGTCCGGGGCATCGGGATGGCCAACTTTAACCAGAGCCAGGTGGAGAGGCTGCTTTCTGTGGCAAGAGTGAagcctgatgtcctccag GTGGAACGTCACGTCTACCAGACCCAGTGCCAGCTGATTCCATTCACCAGGTCCAAGGGCATGGCCCTCATCGGATACAGCCCCTTGACATCGCCAAAGCGCCCCTT CCCTCCAGGCAAACTGGATCCTAAAAATGCCATGGAGGACCCTTTGGTGAAGGAGATCGCTAAGAAGCACGGGAAATCGCCTGCACAG GTTCTGATCCGTTTCAATCTTCAATCTGACATAGCCACTATTCCAAAGAGCCAGACACCTGCTCACATCATTGAGAATTCAAAG GTTTTTGATTTCAGACTGACTGATGAAGAGATGAAAAAGCTGGAATCCCTCCACTGTGGAGCACGAGCTGTGGCCTGGGATATCTTGGG